In Streptomyces sp. NBC_00569, a single genomic region encodes these proteins:
- a CDS encoding solute symporter family protein, with translation MTGNHQTLALLLFSVFVAVTLAITTWVSRNRHGSAEEFYAGGRLFSPMENGFAIAGDYMSAASFLGISGLIALFGYDGLLYSVGFLVAWLVVLLLVAELVRNCGRFTLADVIAARMRERPVRIAAGTSSVTVSVLYLVAQMVGAGSLVALLLGRTAGAVQAWTVVGVGGLMVIYVSLGGMRATTWIQIVKAVLLMGGTITLTVLVLLRFHGDFDQLLRTAAERSGHGAAFLAPGLKYGGDWTARLDFISLGLALVLGTAGLPHILSRFYTVPTARAARRSVIWSIGLIGSFYLMTIVLGFGAAAIVGSDAVRGSNAAGNTAVPLLALDLGGGPDSTGGTVLFAVVAAVAFATILAVVAGITLASSASVAHDLYASLRRPHAKPRSEVAVARVAAAGIGVVAIALGLLARDLNVAFLVGLAFAVAASANLPVLLYSLFWRNFTTRGAVWSVYGGLVPALVLVVLSPVVSGSETSLFPGLDFQFFPLENPGLVSIPLGFLAGWFGTVTSPEPPDEARHAETEVRALTGAGAV, from the coding sequence GTGACCGGGAACCATCAGACGCTGGCGCTGCTGCTGTTCAGCGTGTTCGTCGCCGTCACCCTGGCGATCACCACCTGGGTGAGCCGCAACAGGCACGGCTCGGCGGAGGAGTTCTACGCGGGCGGCCGGCTCTTCTCGCCCATGGAGAACGGTTTCGCCATCGCGGGCGACTACATGTCGGCGGCGTCCTTCCTCGGCATCTCGGGCCTGATCGCGCTGTTCGGCTACGACGGCCTGCTCTACTCGGTCGGGTTCCTCGTCGCCTGGCTCGTCGTGCTGCTGCTGGTCGCCGAACTCGTGCGCAATTGCGGGCGGTTCACGCTCGCCGACGTCATCGCCGCCAGAATGCGGGAGCGTCCCGTGCGGATCGCGGCGGGAACTTCCTCGGTGACGGTGTCCGTTCTCTACCTGGTGGCGCAGATGGTGGGTGCGGGCAGTCTGGTCGCGCTGCTGCTCGGCCGCACCGCCGGAGCCGTACAGGCATGGACCGTCGTCGGCGTCGGCGGGCTCATGGTCATCTATGTGTCGCTGGGCGGGATGCGGGCCACCACCTGGATCCAGATCGTCAAGGCGGTCCTGCTCATGGGCGGGACGATCACCCTGACCGTGCTCGTCCTGCTGCGTTTCCACGGAGACTTCGACCAACTGCTGCGTACGGCGGCCGAGCGCAGCGGGCACGGAGCCGCGTTCCTCGCGCCCGGACTGAAGTACGGCGGCGACTGGACCGCGCGGCTCGACTTCATCAGCCTGGGGCTTGCGCTCGTGCTCGGCACTGCCGGGCTGCCGCACATCCTGTCGCGCTTCTACACCGTTCCGACGGCACGGGCCGCGCGCCGCTCGGTCATCTGGTCCATCGGACTGATCGGCAGCTTCTACCTGATGACCATCGTGCTCGGCTTCGGCGCGGCGGCGATCGTGGGCTCCGACGCCGTGCGCGGTTCGAACGCGGCGGGGAACACGGCGGTTCCGCTGCTCGCGCTCGACCTGGGCGGCGGTCCGGACTCCACGGGTGGAACGGTCCTGTTCGCGGTGGTCGCGGCCGTCGCCTTCGCCACGATCCTCGCCGTCGTCGCCGGGATCACGCTCGCCTCCTCGGCGTCCGTGGCCCACGACCTGTACGCGTCCTTGCGCCGCCCGCACGCCAAGCCGCGCAGCGAGGTCGCCGTGGCCCGCGTGGCCGCCGCCGGAATCGGCGTGGTCGCGATCGCTCTGGGTCTGCTCGCCCGCGACCTCAATGTGGCGTTCCTCGTGGGCCTCGCCTTCGCCGTGGCGGCCTCCGCGAACCTGCCCGTACTGCTCTACTCCCTGTTCTGGCGGAACTTCACCACGCGCGGCGCCGTGTGGTCCGTCTACGGAGGGCTCGTGCCCGCCCTCGTCCTGGTGGTCCTGTCACCGGTCGTGTCCGGCAGCGAGACCTCGCTGTTCCCCGGCCTGGACTTCCAGTTCTTCCCGCTGGAGAACCCCGGCCTCGTCTCCATCCCCCTCGGTTTCCTGGCGGGCTGGTTCGGCACGGTCACCTCGCCCGAGCCACCGGACGAGGCCAGGCACGCGGAGACAGAGGTGCGGGCGCTGACCGGGGCGGGAGCCGTCTGA
- a CDS encoding DUF1453 domain-containing protein: protein MSGLTNVLVIIAVVVLVVVRQFKAQQITMDKRWWVVPGVLVFMALRKPDLLDPHHQALSASLMGLELLVGLAIGAGWAWTTRLWIAQDGTVWSKSTKASGAVWIVGVAIRAGLYAAGAAFGIKQGSAALMLALAATLLVRSGVLIWRAQSLQTAPRRAGAYGDGVPAPSWKDRV, encoded by the coding sequence ATGTCCGGGCTCACCAATGTGCTGGTGATCATCGCCGTCGTCGTGCTGGTGGTCGTCCGCCAGTTCAAGGCACAGCAGATCACCATGGACAAGCGCTGGTGGGTCGTGCCCGGCGTGCTCGTCTTCATGGCGCTGCGCAAGCCAGACCTCCTCGACCCCCACCACCAGGCACTCTCGGCCTCGCTCATGGGCCTTGAGCTGCTCGTCGGTCTCGCCATCGGCGCCGGCTGGGCCTGGACCACCCGTCTGTGGATCGCGCAGGACGGCACCGTGTGGAGCAAGAGCACAAAGGCCAGCGGCGCCGTCTGGATCGTGGGTGTGGCCATACGGGCCGGTCTCTACGCCGCCGGCGCGGCCTTCGGCATCAAGCAGGGCAGCGCCGCCCTCATGCTTGCCCTGGCCGCCACCCTGCTCGTCCGCTCCGGAGTCCTCATCTGGCGTGCGCAGTCCCTGCAGACTGCGCCCCGGAGGGCCGGGGCGTACGGTGACGGCGTGCCCGCGCCGTCGTGGAAGGACCGTGTGTGA
- a CDS encoding ABC transporter permease — MSPDTVTAAPATDTAKPGRAVTKARAARRRKVLIGSARVLLLVAVLGLWEVLARAAIIDPFNFSMPSKIWDQIWTWTTHGTALGSLGEQVWYTLYEALVGWIIGVIAGVVFGIALGRITFLADVLGPYIKVLNSIPRIVLAPIFVIWFGLGPASKVASAVVLVFFPVFFNAFQGAREVDRNLVANARILGASDRRVTLQVVIPSATSWIFTSLHVSFGFALIGAIVGEYIGATKGVGLLVAQSQGTFNAAGVYAAMVILAVVALLAEGLLTFAERRIFRWKPTDSDS, encoded by the coding sequence ATGTCGCCTGACACCGTCACCGCCGCGCCCGCCACCGACACCGCCAAGCCGGGACGCGCCGTCACCAAGGCCCGTGCCGCCCGCCGGCGCAAGGTGCTCATCGGCAGCGCCCGGGTCCTGCTCCTCGTCGCCGTCCTCGGCCTCTGGGAGGTGCTCGCGCGCGCCGCGATCATCGACCCGTTCAACTTCTCCATGCCGTCGAAGATCTGGGACCAGATCTGGACGTGGACCACCCACGGCACGGCGCTCGGCTCGCTGGGCGAACAGGTCTGGTACACGCTCTACGAAGCGCTCGTCGGCTGGATCATCGGCGTGATCGCCGGTGTCGTCTTCGGTATCGCGCTCGGGCGCATCACCTTCCTCGCCGATGTCCTCGGCCCGTACATCAAGGTCCTCAACTCCATCCCGAGGATCGTGCTCGCCCCGATCTTCGTGATCTGGTTCGGCCTCGGCCCGGCCTCCAAGGTCGCCTCCGCCGTCGTCCTGGTGTTCTTCCCGGTGTTCTTCAACGCCTTCCAGGGAGCCCGCGAGGTCGACCGGAACCTGGTCGCCAACGCCCGCATCCTCGGCGCCAGCGATCGACGCGTGACGCTTCAGGTCGTCATCCCGTCCGCCACGTCATGGATCTTCACCAGCCTGCATGTGAGCTTCGGCTTCGCGCTGATCGGCGCCATCGTCGGCGAGTACATCGGCGCGACCAAGGGCGTCGGCCTGCTCGTCGCGCAGTCGCAGGGCACGTTCAACGCGGCGGGTGTGTACGCGGCGATGGTCATCCTCGCCGTCGTGGCGCTGCTGGCCGAGGGGCTGCTCACCTTCGCCGAGCGCCGCATCTTCCGCTGGAAGCCGACGGATTCGGACAGCTGA
- a CDS encoding response regulator produces MVADDQTVVREGIVMLLGLLPGIEVVGAAGDGDEAVALVARLAPDVVLMDLRMPRCDGVEATRRIRSEYPGTQVVILTTYADDESLFPALKAGARGYLTKDAGGDEIVRAVEDVLSGDAGLSPKIQRRLLERLSEPAPAPAPVDPPAGITAREAEVLGLIAEGLTNQEIARALHVSTATVKTHINNLFAKTGLKDRAQAVRYAYRHGLVQPPGSAIT; encoded by the coding sequence GTGGTCGCCGATGACCAGACGGTCGTGCGCGAGGGCATCGTGATGCTGCTCGGGCTGCTGCCGGGTATCGAGGTCGTCGGAGCGGCCGGTGACGGGGACGAGGCCGTCGCGCTGGTCGCCCGACTTGCCCCGGACGTCGTCCTCATGGACCTGCGCATGCCGCGCTGTGACGGGGTGGAGGCGACGCGCCGCATCCGCTCGGAGTACCCCGGGACCCAGGTGGTCATCCTGACCACCTACGCGGACGACGAGTCGCTGTTCCCCGCGCTCAAGGCCGGAGCCCGCGGCTATCTCACCAAGGACGCGGGCGGCGACGAGATCGTGCGGGCCGTCGAGGACGTGCTCTCCGGTGACGCGGGCCTCTCCCCGAAGATCCAGCGCCGTCTCCTGGAGCGTCTTTCGGAGCCCGCACCGGCCCCCGCGCCGGTGGATCCGCCCGCCGGGATCACCGCGCGAGAGGCCGAAGTTCTGGGACTCATCGCAGAGGGGCTCACCAACCAGGAGATCGCCCGCGCCCTCCATGTCTCCACCGCGACGGTGAAGACACACATCAACAATCTCTTCGCCAAGACCGGCCTCAAGGACAGGGCACAGGCGGTGCGGTACGCCTATCGGCACGGCCTTGTTCAGCCACCGGGGTCGGCCATCACCTAA
- a CDS encoding response regulator, with translation MIDVLVVDDDFRVAEINAKYVGKVPGFRVVARAHNAAQALAFVERQRIDLVLLDHYLPDMTGLELAHRMRENGHNTDVIMITAASDVLTVQAAMRQGALHYLVKPFTFAALRSRLDSYAALRRTVDRVSGRGAAGQEQVDRIFGALRALPMPASPGLPSGQSEPTTDLICGVLHRADHPLSAHEVATETGLSRSTAQRYLRHMEQSGRLRLSLKYGDTGRPEHRYVWVAP, from the coding sequence ATGATTGACGTCCTGGTCGTGGACGACGACTTCCGTGTCGCCGAGATCAACGCGAAGTACGTGGGAAAGGTTCCCGGCTTCCGGGTGGTGGCCCGCGCCCACAACGCCGCGCAGGCACTGGCCTTCGTGGAGCGCCAGCGCATCGACCTCGTGCTGCTCGACCACTACCTGCCCGACATGACGGGCCTCGAACTCGCCCATCGGATGCGGGAGAACGGCCACAACACCGACGTCATCATGATCACGGCGGCGAGCGACGTCCTGACGGTCCAGGCGGCGATGCGCCAGGGCGCACTGCACTACTTGGTCAAACCGTTCACGTTCGCCGCGCTGCGCTCGCGGCTCGACTCGTACGCGGCGCTGCGCCGCACCGTGGACCGGGTCAGCGGCCGCGGCGCCGCGGGACAGGAGCAGGTCGACCGGATCTTCGGTGCGCTACGGGCGCTGCCCATGCCCGCGTCGCCCGGCCTGCCGAGCGGGCAGTCGGAGCCGACCACGGATCTGATCTGCGGCGTGCTGCACCGCGCAGACCATCCGCTGTCCGCCCACGAGGTGGCGACGGAGACCGGCCTGAGCCGCTCCACGGCGCAGCGGTATCTGCGGCACATGGAACAGTCGGGCCGGCTCCGCCTCTCGCTCAAATACGGGGACACCGGGCGCCCGGAGCACCGTTATGTGTGGGTGGCGCCCTGA
- a CDS encoding response regulator: MIEVLVVDDDIRVARVNAAYVQKVAGFRVVAEAHSSAEALREVEARPQIDLILMDHYLPDETGLATVQEIRRRGHQTDVIMVTAARDVSTVQAAMRLGALQYLVKPFAFAGLRAKLEAYAGLRRTLDGGGEAEQAQVDRIFGALSADTEPDLPKGHSPSTAELVRRALVDAEGPLSAQEVADRTGLSRQTAQRYLKLLERTGRAGLTLKYGDAGRPEHRYVWATRT; encoded by the coding sequence ATGATCGAAGTGCTGGTCGTGGACGACGACATCCGCGTCGCGCGCGTGAACGCGGCCTACGTGCAGAAGGTGGCGGGCTTCCGCGTGGTGGCCGAGGCGCACAGCTCGGCCGAGGCCCTGCGCGAGGTGGAGGCCCGGCCGCAGATCGACCTGATCCTCATGGACCACTACCTGCCGGACGAGACGGGTCTGGCGACCGTTCAGGAGATCCGGCGCCGCGGTCATCAGACCGACGTGATCATGGTGACGGCGGCGCGTGACGTCTCCACGGTGCAGGCCGCCATGCGGCTCGGGGCGCTGCAGTACCTGGTCAAGCCGTTCGCGTTCGCGGGGCTGCGCGCCAAACTGGAGGCGTACGCGGGGCTGCGCCGCACGCTGGACGGCGGCGGCGAGGCCGAGCAGGCGCAGGTCGACCGGATCTTCGGCGCCCTCTCAGCGGACACGGAGCCGGACCTCCCGAAGGGACACTCCCCCAGCACGGCGGAGCTCGTACGCAGGGCCCTGGTGGACGCCGAGGGCCCGCTCTCGGCGCAGGAGGTCGCGGACCGTACGGGGCTGAGCCGGCAGACGGCCCAGCGCTATCTGAAGCTCCTGGAACGCACCGGCCGGGCCGGCCTGACCCTCAAGTACGGCGACGCGGGCCGCCCGGAACACCGTTATGTCTGGGCGACCCGCACCTGA
- a CDS encoding sensor histidine kinase, producing the protein MTPGAWTSWPSREALSREGLTRARRVLARVVRAVALTALVWTAAAERGVHGWTVALAPAVLIACGAAAWGFFRTTLEHLLWPSVGLLALLLGAAFAVEQAGFRGAALVLWCGCAVTALERLPLVAAIPLTAGALTGFAVLNNDAWFTTAVTTIGLCLAGYVLRLDAEARGSAQRLLRQERAARAAEAESAALAERARIAREIHDVLAHSLSAQLVHLEAARLLIERGADLDQIHERVVAARGMARDGLTETRQALSALRGEMTPLEDFLRELVATDGATVSVEGVRRPLSVEASQTVRRVAQEALTNVRKHAPGAKAQVRLEYGAAEVTLEVRDAGSAASAGELTVSGSGYGLLGMRERAELLGGTLVAGPCEEGFAVKLKVPA; encoded by the coding sequence GTGACGCCCGGAGCCTGGACCAGCTGGCCCTCGCGGGAGGCGCTCTCCCGTGAAGGGCTCACACGGGCACGGCGGGTCCTGGCCCGCGTCGTGCGAGCGGTCGCGCTCACGGCTCTTGTGTGGACCGCCGCGGCGGAGCGTGGTGTGCACGGATGGACCGTCGCCCTGGCGCCGGCTGTGCTCATCGCCTGTGGAGCCGCCGCCTGGGGGTTCTTCCGGACCACGCTGGAACACCTGCTGTGGCCCTCCGTGGGGCTGCTCGCCCTCCTGCTGGGCGCGGCGTTCGCCGTGGAGCAGGCCGGGTTCAGAGGGGCGGCGCTCGTCCTGTGGTGCGGCTGTGCCGTCACCGCCCTTGAGCGGCTGCCCCTGGTCGCGGCCATTCCTCTCACGGCCGGCGCGCTCACCGGATTCGCGGTCCTGAACAACGACGCATGGTTCACCACTGCGGTCACCACCATCGGGCTCTGCCTTGCGGGATACGTCCTGCGCCTGGACGCGGAGGCGAGAGGAAGCGCCCAGCGGCTGCTCCGCCAGGAGCGGGCAGCGAGGGCCGCGGAGGCGGAATCCGCCGCACTGGCCGAGCGGGCCCGGATCGCGCGGGAGATCCATGACGTGCTGGCTCACAGCCTCTCCGCCCAGCTCGTCCACCTCGAAGCGGCCCGCCTGCTCATCGAGCGGGGCGCGGATCTCGACCAGATCCACGAACGGGTCGTCGCCGCCCGGGGCATGGCACGTGACGGGCTCACCGAGACGCGCCAGGCACTCTCGGCGCTGCGTGGTGAGATGACGCCGCTGGAGGACTTCCTGCGCGAGCTCGTCGCCACGGACGGTGCGACGGTCTCGGTGGAGGGCGTGCGGCGGCCACTGTCCGTAGAGGCGTCACAGACCGTGCGCAGAGTCGCCCAGGAGGCCCTGACGAACGTACGCAAACACGCGCCCGGTGCGAAGGCCCAGGTGAGGCTGGAGTACGGCGCCGCCGAAGTGACCCTTGAGGTAAGGGATGCGGGCTCGGCCGCGTCGGCGGGGGAGCTCACTGTCAGTGGCTCCGGCTACGGTCTGTTGGGGATGAGGGAGCGTGCGGAGCTGCTCGGCGGCACGCTCGTGGCAGGGCCGTGCGAGGAGGGTTTCGCAGTGAAGCTGAAGGTACCGGCATGA
- a CDS encoding DUF485 domain-containing protein: MEKHDGREAAQTRAGDRGVLGDPWYDALASGWGELDGTGAPAPAVPPQAAPPERSAAAIYLEVQRSAAFQEVRSRYRRFVIPAAAAFFAWYLAYILAATTAPGLMGRPVAGAVNVAMLAGLGQFLSTFLLTWLYSRHARLRRDRAALELRWDTQEMTRVIEGGQR; encoded by the coding sequence GTGGAGAAGCACGACGGGCGCGAGGCGGCGCAGACCCGGGCCGGTGATCGCGGTGTTCTCGGCGATCCCTGGTACGACGCGCTGGCCTCCGGGTGGGGCGAGTTGGACGGCACGGGAGCCCCGGCCCCGGCCGTACCTCCCCAGGCCGCGCCCCCGGAGCGGAGCGCGGCCGCGATCTATCTGGAGGTGCAGCGCAGCGCCGCCTTCCAGGAAGTACGCAGCCGCTACCGACGGTTCGTCATTCCGGCCGCCGCGGCCTTCTTCGCCTGGTATCTCGCGTACATCCTGGCGGCGACGACGGCCCCCGGTCTGATGGGCAGGCCCGTCGCGGGCGCGGTGAACGTGGCGATGCTGGCGGGGCTCGGGCAGTTCCTGAGCACCTTCCTCCTGACATGGCTGTACTCGCGCCACGCGCGGCTGCGAAGAGACCGCGCGGCGCTCGAACTGCGCTGGGACACCCAGGAGATGACCCGAGTGATCGAGGGTGGCCAGCGGTGA
- a CDS encoding ABC transporter ATP-binding protein has translation MSTDTGPAIELRGASKTFRTPSGGLHTAVRELDLTVARGEFVAVVGPTGCGKSTTLTLVSGLEEPTDGEVLVAGEPVEGVGDKVGFVFQQDATFPWRTVLSNVMAGPRFRGVPKAEAKAKAREWLARVGLASFEDRYPHQLSGGQRKRVALAATFVNDPEILLMDEPFSALDVQTRALMSDELLELWEGTGASVVFVTHDLEESIALADKVVVMTAGPATVKQVFDIDLPRPRKVESVRLLPEFIDIYREIWESLGEEVRITRERGAADVA, from the coding sequence ATGAGCACAGACACCGGCCCCGCCATCGAACTGCGGGGCGCGAGCAAAACCTTCAGGACGCCTTCGGGCGGCCTGCACACCGCGGTCAGGGAGCTCGATCTGACCGTCGCACGCGGCGAGTTCGTGGCCGTCGTCGGCCCCACCGGCTGCGGCAAGTCGACCACCCTCACCCTCGTCAGCGGCCTGGAGGAACCCACCGACGGCGAGGTCCTGGTGGCCGGTGAACCCGTCGAGGGAGTCGGCGACAAGGTCGGATTCGTGTTCCAGCAGGACGCGACGTTCCCCTGGCGGACGGTGCTGTCCAACGTCATGGCGGGCCCGCGCTTCCGCGGCGTACCGAAGGCCGAGGCGAAGGCCAAGGCCCGCGAATGGCTGGCCCGCGTCGGCCTCGCGTCCTTCGAGGACCGGTACCCGCACCAGCTCTCCGGAGGCCAGCGCAAGCGCGTCGCGCTCGCCGCCACGTTCGTCAACGACCCCGAGATCCTGCTCATGGACGAGCCGTTCTCGGCGCTCGACGTGCAGACCAGGGCCCTGATGTCGGACGAGCTCCTGGAGCTGTGGGAGGGCACGGGCGCCTCGGTCGTCTTCGTCACCCACGACCTGGAGGAGTCCATCGCGCTGGCCGACAAGGTCGTCGTCATGACCGCGGGTCCGGCCACCGTGAAGCAGGTCTTCGACATCGACCTGCCACGTCCCCGCAAGGTCGAATCGGTCCGCCTGCTGCCCGAGTTCATCGACATCTACCGCGAGATCTGGGAATCCCTCGGCGAAGAGGTCCGCATCACGCGCGAGAGAGGTGCCGCCGATGTCGCCTGA
- a CDS encoding ABC transporter substrate-binding protein, which yields MRNTARLCALAATGLLALSSLTACANDAASTSTGSGKKADGKGEHVKIMVGGLDKVIYMPAMLTDRLGYFKDEGLNVQLLSEPAGVQAETALVSGQVQGAVGFYDHTLDLQVKGKAVESVVQFSRAPGEVEIVSNKASGDITSPKDFKGKKLGITGLGSSTDFLTKYLAVKNGVQPSQFSPVAVGAGPTFVSALQKGAIDGGMTTDPTVATILDKKLGKVLVDMRTPEGSQEALGGPYPSSSLYMQTDWVNSHKPTVQKLANAFVKTLKWMSTHSADEIAAKMPADYSQGDKKLYAEAIKATLPMFTTDGVMPKNGPETVESVLKAFNPNIKNAKVDLSKTYTTEFVDKAAG from the coding sequence ATGCGCAACACCGCGCGGCTCTGTGCCCTCGCAGCGACCGGCCTGCTCGCCCTGTCCTCCCTCACGGCGTGCGCCAACGACGCCGCCAGTACGAGTACCGGCTCCGGCAAGAAGGCGGACGGCAAGGGCGAGCACGTCAAGATCATGGTCGGCGGCCTGGACAAGGTCATCTACATGCCGGCGATGCTCACGGACCGGCTCGGCTACTTCAAGGATGAGGGTTTGAATGTCCAACTTCTGAGCGAGCCCGCGGGCGTCCAGGCCGAGACGGCGCTCGTCTCCGGCCAGGTCCAGGGGGCCGTCGGCTTCTACGACCACACGCTCGACCTGCAGGTCAAGGGCAAGGCCGTGGAGTCCGTGGTGCAGTTCTCGCGGGCCCCCGGAGAGGTGGAGATCGTCTCCAACAAGGCGTCCGGGGACATCACCTCACCCAAGGACTTCAAGGGCAAGAAGCTCGGCATCACGGGCCTCGGCTCCTCGACGGACTTCCTCACGAAGTACCTGGCGGTCAAGAACGGCGTCCAGCCGAGCCAGTTCTCGCCGGTGGCTGTCGGAGCGGGCCCGACGTTCGTCTCGGCGCTCCAGAAGGGCGCCATCGACGGTGGCATGACGACCGACCCCACCGTCGCCACGATCCTGGACAAGAAGCTCGGCAAGGTCCTCGTCGACATGCGGACCCCGGAGGGCTCCCAGGAGGCGCTCGGCGGCCCGTACCCGTCGTCGAGCCTCTACATGCAGACGGACTGGGTCAACAGCCACAAGCCGACGGTCCAGAAGCTCGCCAACGCCTTCGTGAAGACGCTCAAGTGGATGTCGACGCACAGCGCCGACGAGATCGCGGCCAAGATGCCGGCCGACTACTCCCAGGGCGACAAGAAGCTGTACGCCGAGGCGATCAAGGCCACGCTGCCGATGTTCACGACGGACGGCGTGATGCCCAAGAACGGCCCCGAGACTGTTGAGAGTGTGCTCAAGGCGTTCAACCCGAACATCAAGAACGCCAAGGTCGACCTGAGCAAGACGTACACCACCGAGTTCGTGGACAAGGCCGCCGGCTGA